The following are encoded together in the Naumannella cuiyingiana genome:
- a CDS encoding exodeoxyribonuclease VII small subunit, producing MSANDGATGEQSPDETEISYEAAREELVGIVGRLESGGVPLAESLELWERGEKLARICADWLDGARARVEAARATDQPDD from the coding sequence ATGAGCGCGAACGACGGCGCAACCGGCGAACAGAGCCCCGACGAGACCGAGATCAGCTACGAGGCCGCGCGCGAGGAGCTGGTCGGGATCGTCGGGCGGCTCGAATCGGGCGGCGTACCGCTGGCGGAATCGCTGGAGCTGTGGGAGCGCGGCGAGAAGCTGGCGAGGATCTGCGCGGACTGGCTCGACGGCGCGCGGGCCCGGGTCGAGGCCGCCCGGGCGACGGACCAACCGGACGACTGA
- a CDS encoding 4-hydroxy-3-methylbut-2-enyl diphosphate reductase, whose amino-acid sequence MTATESRSDQPPTPESSGRRVVVAAPRGYCAGVDRAVITVEKALDHYGPPVYVRKQIVHNKHVVETLSERGAIFVEELDEVPEGALVVFSAHGVSPAVHAQAEQRGLQTIDATCPLVTKVHNEAKRFAREDKQILLIGHAGHEEVEGTSGEAPEHITLVQSPEDVDDLELENPDNVAWLSQTTLSVDETMQTVHRLREKFPLLQDPPSDDICYATSNRQAAVKQIAAHSDLVIVVGSANSSNSVRLVEVALEAGAKAAHRVDNAGEVDEAWLNGVESVGVTSGASVPDDLVQGVLDLLVDRGFPAATEERLTEENLVFALPPELRKRLRTGAIND is encoded by the coding sequence ATGACTGCAACCGAGAGCCGGTCCGACCAGCCGCCGACGCCGGAAAGCTCCGGTCGCCGGGTGGTGGTGGCCGCTCCCCGGGGCTACTGCGCCGGCGTGGACCGGGCGGTCATCACCGTCGAGAAGGCCCTCGACCACTACGGCCCGCCCGTCTATGTCCGCAAGCAGATCGTGCACAACAAGCACGTCGTGGAGACGCTGTCCGAGCGCGGGGCGATCTTCGTCGAGGAGTTGGACGAGGTGCCGGAGGGCGCGCTGGTGGTGTTCTCCGCGCACGGGGTGTCGCCAGCGGTGCACGCCCAGGCCGAGCAGCGCGGCCTGCAGACCATCGACGCGACCTGCCCGCTGGTGACCAAGGTGCACAACGAGGCGAAGCGGTTCGCCCGCGAGGACAAGCAGATCCTGCTGATCGGGCATGCGGGGCACGAAGAGGTGGAGGGCACCTCGGGCGAGGCGCCCGAGCACATCACCCTGGTCCAGTCGCCCGAGGACGTGGACGACCTCGAGCTGGAGAATCCCGACAACGTCGCATGGCTGTCGCAGACCACGCTGAGCGTCGACGAGACGATGCAGACGGTGCACCGGCTGCGGGAGAAGTTCCCGCTGCTGCAGGACCCGCCGAGCGACGACATCTGCTACGCCACCTCCAACCGGCAGGCCGCCGTGAAGCAGATCGCCGCGCACAGCGACCTGGTGATCGTGGTCGGCTCGGCCAACTCCTCCAATTCGGTACGCCTGGTCGAGGTCGCCCTGGAGGCCGGGGCGAAGGCCGCGCACCGGGTCGACAACGCCGGCGAGGTCGACGAGGCCTGGCTAAATGGGGTCGAATCCGTGGGTGTCACCTCCGGCGCCTCGGTGCCCGATGATCTTGTCCAGGGCGTGCTGGACCTGTTGGTGGACAGGGGGTTCCCGGCGGCCACCGAGGAGCGGCTGACCGAGGAGAATCTGGTCTTCGCCCTGCCGCCGGAGCTGCGCAAGCGATTGCGTACCGGCGCGATCAACGACTGA
- a CDS encoding DUF2252 domain-containing protein, translating to MSIPERPVAEFAGVDGKTLRERLPRGELAALRLPDDRDPLRILTEQHESRLAGLIGVRIGRMLQSPFAYYRGTAAVMAADLAPAPVTGPRVVACGDAHISNFGFFASPERTLLFDLNDFDEAGIAPWEWDVRRLAASIHIGGRDNGMSEPRCREATLAGVEGYRETLRELTELTATERFYVQVSSGDLEEKLSGRGLKITRKATSKARGRTSDQVLEKITTRDDHGDLRIVDQPPITRHVDHASLEDMNGLFRQYLGTVRADAAYLLAQFRPVDFVLRVVGVGSVGTRCYVLALEGPGGEVIFLQAKEAQPSVLQTYGGMPRVIPAHETGEFSEGRRVTAGQRILQAQSDPFLGHIVGYAGELSHRNTRVDYYWRQFRDMKGSIEPSRLDAADFGRYATLCGRLLARAHSQSPAGPAIAAYLGRSTRAAEALADWSAGYADTCEADFAALERAVADGRFPVDRGV from the coding sequence ATGAGCATCCCGGAACGCCCGGTGGCCGAGTTCGCCGGGGTCGACGGCAAGACGCTGCGCGAGAGGTTGCCGCGGGGTGAGCTGGCGGCGCTGCGGCTGCCCGACGATCGCGATCCGCTCCGCATCCTGACCGAACAGCACGAGAGCCGGCTCGCCGGCCTGATCGGGGTCCGGATCGGCCGGATGCTCCAGTCGCCGTTCGCCTACTACCGAGGCACGGCCGCGGTGATGGCGGCCGATCTCGCTCCGGCGCCGGTGACCGGCCCGCGGGTGGTGGCCTGCGGCGATGCGCACATCTCCAATTTCGGCTTCTTCGCCTCCCCGGAGCGGACGCTGCTGTTCGACCTGAACGATTTCGACGAGGCCGGGATCGCCCCGTGGGAATGGGACGTCCGGCGGCTCGCGGCGAGCATCCACATCGGCGGCCGGGACAACGGCATGTCGGAGCCGCGCTGCCGCGAGGCCACCCTGGCCGGCGTCGAAGGCTACCGGGAGACGCTGCGCGAGCTGACCGAACTCACGGCCACCGAACGCTTCTATGTCCAGGTCTCGTCGGGAGACCTGGAGGAGAAGCTGTCCGGCCGCGGCCTGAAGATCACCCGCAAGGCGACGAGCAAGGCGCGCGGGCGTACCTCGGACCAGGTCCTGGAGAAGATCACCACCCGTGATGATCATGGGGACCTGAGGATCGTCGACCAGCCGCCGATCACCCGCCATGTCGATCATGCGTCGCTGGAGGACATGAACGGCCTGTTCCGCCAGTACCTCGGCACGGTGCGAGCCGATGCGGCGTACCTGTTGGCGCAGTTCCGGCCGGTCGACTTCGTGCTGCGCGTGGTCGGCGTCGGCAGCGTGGGCACGCGGTGCTACGTACTGGCGCTGGAGGGCCCGGGCGGTGAGGTGATCTTCCTGCAGGCCAAGGAAGCACAGCCGTCGGTGTTGCAGACCTACGGGGGCATGCCGCGGGTGATCCCGGCCCACGAGACCGGCGAGTTCTCCGAGGGGCGGCGCGTCACCGCCGGGCAGCGCATCCTGCAGGCGCAGTCGGATCCGTTCCTCGGCCACATCGTCGGGTACGCGGGCGAGCTGTCGCACCGCAACACGCGGGTCGACTACTACTGGCGCCAGTTCCGCGACATGAAGGGCTCGATCGAGCCGTCGCGGCTCGATGCCGCCGACTTCGGCCGGTACGCCACCCTGTGCGGCCGACTGCTCGCCCGCGCCCACAGCCAGTCGCCCGCCGGGCCGGCGATCGCCGCCTATCTCGGCCGCAGCACCCGGGCCGCCGAGGCGCTGGCCGACTGGTCGGCCGGCTATGCCGATACCTGCGAGGCCGACTTCGCCGCGCTGGAGCGGGCGGTTGCCGACGGGCGGTTCCCCGTGGATCGCGGGGTCTGA
- a CDS encoding thiamine-binding protein, with protein sequence MIAAFSIAPAATDPDGGVADAVAEAVRIVRESGLPNETNAMFTNIEGEWDEVMGVIKRCVDALAARSPRVSLVIKADIRPGHTGQLTAKVERVERALGD encoded by the coding sequence ATGATCGCAGCGTTCAGCATCGCCCCCGCGGCCACCGACCCCGACGGCGGAGTGGCCGACGCGGTCGCCGAGGCCGTGCGGATCGTCCGGGAGTCCGGACTGCCCAACGAGACCAATGCCATGTTCACCAACATCGAGGGCGAGTGGGATGAGGTGATGGGCGTGATCAAGCGCTGCGTCGACGCGCTCGCCGCCCGGAGCCCACGGGTCTCGTTGGTGATCAAGGCCGACATCCGGCCCGGCCACACCGGCCAGTTGACCGCGAAGGTCGAGCGGGTGGAGCGGGCTCTCGGTGACTGA
- a CDS encoding nucleoside hydrolase, giving the protein MADDRPPRKIILDCDPGHDDAIALALAHGSPAIDLLAVTTVAGNQTLAKVTRNARAIAATFGLTGVPIAAGADRPLVGDLIVAPDIHGETGLDGPALAEPTDPLDARHAAELIIDTVLAHQPGEVSLVPVGPLTNIALAARLEPRITERVGEVVLMGGAVGPGNRTPVAEFNIWADPEAAHIVFGAPWRVTMIGLDVTHRALATPQVRERIRALGSGPARFVEEMLAFYGGAYRTHQGFSAPPVHDPCAVAYLIDPTMIATRRAPITVELAGAATRGMTVVDLRGPTPAGRHRVALDLDADRFWDVMIDAIARIGADGG; this is encoded by the coding sequence GTGGCGGACGACCGGCCCCCGCGCAAGATCATCCTGGATTGCGATCCGGGTCACGACGACGCGATCGCGCTGGCGCTCGCACACGGCAGCCCGGCGATCGACCTGCTCGCCGTGACGACGGTCGCCGGTAACCAGACGCTGGCCAAGGTCACCCGTAATGCCCGAGCAATCGCGGCGACGTTCGGCCTGACCGGCGTACCCATCGCGGCCGGCGCGGACCGACCGCTCGTCGGTGACCTGATTGTCGCGCCCGACATCCACGGCGAGACGGGCCTCGACGGCCCGGCCCTGGCCGAGCCGACCGACCCGCTCGATGCGCGGCATGCCGCCGAGCTGATCATCGACACGGTGCTGGCCCACCAGCCCGGCGAGGTCAGCCTGGTCCCGGTCGGGCCGCTGACCAATATCGCTCTCGCGGCCAGGCTGGAGCCGCGGATCACCGAGCGGGTCGGTGAGGTCGTGCTGATGGGCGGCGCGGTCGGCCCGGGCAACAGGACGCCCGTCGCCGAGTTCAACATCTGGGCCGATCCCGAGGCGGCCCACATCGTCTTCGGCGCACCGTGGCGCGTGACCATGATCGGGCTCGACGTGACGCACCGCGCGCTCGCGACACCGCAGGTACGCGAGCGGATCCGCGCGCTCGGCAGCGGCCCGGCGCGCTTCGTCGAGGAGATGCTCGCCTTCTACGGCGGCGCCTATCGCACCCATCAGGGGTTCAGCGCGCCGCCGGTTCACGACCCGTGCGCCGTCGCGTACCTGATCGACCCGACCATGATCGCCACCCGCCGGGCTCCGATCACGGTGGAGCTGGCCGGCGCGGCGACCCGCGGGATGACGGTCGTGGACCTGCGCGGGCCGACCCCGGCCGGTCGGCACCGGGTGGCGCTGGATCTCGACGCCGACCGGTTCTGGGATGTCATGATCGACGCGATCGCCCGGATCGGGGCCGACGGGGGCTGA
- a CDS encoding SDR family oxidoreductase, producing the protein MEDSRTLSGRTAVITGVSRRQGIGYGVARRLASMGADLFVQHWSAHDDDQPWGADDIADVLAGIAEAQQPGGRLADASLDLAAPDAGEALIGLAADALGPLDILICNHARSGGDGPLAEMTADRLDGHFAVNTRSTILATKAFAARHDSSRPGGRVIWMTSGQVAGPMRDEIAYAASKAALAGLTPSVADDLIEAGIVLNTVNPGPVNTGYLDAETTDRADRLDEIRAHFPAGRFGEPDDPARLIAWLVSDEGRWVVGQVISSEGGFRRWG; encoded by the coding sequence ATGGAAGACAGCCGAACCCTGTCCGGGCGTACCGCGGTGATCACCGGCGTCAGTCGACGGCAGGGGATCGGGTACGGCGTCGCCCGCCGGCTCGCGTCGATGGGGGCCGATCTGTTCGTACAGCACTGGTCGGCCCACGACGATGATCAACCGTGGGGCGCCGACGACATCGCCGACGTGCTGGCAGGAATCGCCGAGGCGCAGCAGCCCGGGGGCCGGCTCGCGGACGCCTCCCTCGACCTGGCCGCGCCCGATGCGGGGGAGGCTTTGATCGGGCTGGCCGCCGACGCGCTCGGCCCACTCGACATCCTGATCTGCAACCACGCCCGCAGCGGCGGCGACGGGCCGCTGGCGGAGATGACCGCCGACCGCCTGGACGGCCACTTCGCGGTCAACACCCGTTCCACCATCCTGGCCACCAAGGCGTTCGCGGCCCGGCACGATTCGTCTCGTCCGGGTGGCCGGGTGATCTGGATGACCTCGGGGCAGGTCGCCGGCCCGATGCGCGACGAGATCGCCTATGCCGCGTCCAAGGCGGCGCTCGCCGGGCTCACCCCGAGCGTCGCCGATGATCTGATCGAGGCCGGGATCGTGTTGAACACCGTCAATCCCGGGCCGGTGAACACCGGGTATCTCGATGCCGAGACGACCGATCGCGCGGATCGGCTCGACGAGATCCGGGCGCACTTCCCGGCCGGCCGGTTCGGCGAGCCCGACGATCCGGCGCGGCTGATCGCCTGGCTGGTCAGCGACGAGGGTCGCTGGGTGGTCGGGCAGGTGATCAGTTCCGAGGGCGGTTTCCGGCGCTGGGGCTGA
- a CDS encoding LysR family transcriptional regulator: MLDAQRLTVFRSVIESGSMNRAARQLGYTPSAISQHVAALQRETGLRLLERSGRGVVPTPAGRALARDAARALDALTDLETRVADLRAGRSAGLFVAAFATAGTNWLPGMTVALTREFPEVRVRVQIEEQLTHADQRRPDLAIVVAPPGVGSPPGYDERELVTEPYLAVVPRGHRLAGRRSVRMAELADAEWIDNDRHAGPCRQMTIDACVAAGFHPRFVVETTDHVSAIAFVAAGLGITVVPTLGARGLPPEVCTVALTDPTPHRRVVVHARDAVAGTPVVARAIELLAEQAAG; this comes from the coding sequence ATGCTCGACGCCCAACGCCTGACGGTCTTCCGGTCGGTGATCGAATCCGGCTCGATGAACCGCGCCGCCCGCCAGCTCGGCTACACCCCCTCCGCGATCAGCCAGCATGTGGCCGCCCTGCAACGCGAGACGGGGCTGCGGCTGCTGGAGCGCTCCGGCCGTGGCGTGGTGCCCACGCCCGCCGGCCGCGCGCTGGCCCGCGACGCGGCCAGGGCGCTGGACGCGCTGACCGACCTCGAGACGCGGGTCGCGGATCTGCGCGCCGGTCGCAGCGCCGGGCTCTTCGTCGCCGCATTCGCCACCGCCGGCACGAACTGGCTGCCGGGGATGACGGTGGCCCTGACCCGTGAGTTCCCCGAGGTCCGGGTCCGGGTGCAGATCGAGGAGCAGCTCACCCATGCGGATCAGCGCCGCCCCGATCTCGCCATCGTCGTCGCGCCCCCGGGTGTCGGGTCGCCGCCGGGCTATGACGAGCGGGAGCTGGTCACCGAGCCGTACCTGGCGGTCGTGCCCCGGGGCCACCGGCTCGCGGGCCGGAGAAGCGTGCGGATGGCCGAGTTGGCCGACGCGGAATGGATCGACAACGACCGCCACGCGGGGCCCTGCCGGCAGATGACGATCGATGCCTGCGTCGCCGCCGGCTTCCATCCGCGCTTCGTGGTGGAGACCACCGATCACGTCTCCGCGATCGCCTTCGTGGCCGCCGGTCTCGGGATCACGGTGGTTCCGACCCTCGGCGCGCGCGGGCTGCCCCCGGAGGTGTGCACCGTGGCCCTGACCGACCCGACGCCGCATCGCCGCGTCGTGGTGCACGCGCGCGATGCCGTCGCCGGTACGCCCGTGGTGGCGCGGGCCATCGAGCTGCTGGCCGAACAGGCCGCCGGCTGA
- a CDS encoding ATP-binding cassette domain-containing protein — protein sequence MTPISAAPPRAGGPTAEAQPIGWRRLAGAPAAVAVLLCLAGAIGETLGTVVAGRLAEGATVGLVAALAACVVLGAVLESVGRVIWAGVSDRAEGRLRDDLVAAAWAQPVHRLSEQAAGEILDRVDDDTHEVGTLVRRQVWESLRTIFVTLPMWVVAGLTWWPAWILFPVAAAACLLVVRPLLGTIAERKVTEEIAWTDHAAIFEEGVAARDDLRTSLGAAFILRRSTEQAARVLRLFRRVVAAQVALIFRSTALLNGLLGAVVVIGAALVLGGRLGLGELVTLVLLTTIFVGQIGRLAEQLPELQAGIGAVIRLRQLLETEREPTGGLPLPDGPLELRIDGLDFGYADGGFRLRVDDLTLPAGQTLALVGRSGSGKSTLAALLSRAVEPPPGTITLAGTGIDRLRLTDLRRAVGVITQRTEILAGTLAENITLFTDISRERVAAAIDELGLTAWVDSLPGGLDTPLGPGGATLSAGEEQLVSFARLLVREVRVVVLDEATARMDPRTERLVIAASARLLHGRTGIVIAHRLATTRRADRVAVLAAGTVLQQGPRAELERAPGPYRDLLSDAGEWLEGGPAAEPEPAAADPVGVGTLRRRTDAPDRPDPAAIPSLVRVVTRAITAHPQWGMLGAVLFGIAALIGGYGTVTAYLWGQIVAALSAPTVDPARLWPLVAGMIGSLFAWVVLFPLAIRQYLPWWGEILLRVRSSVLIAQTAQRRLPRDPPGEVVSRALDADRLSRYADRWVDFVNGLVVVVVTTVLARNLAAGAVLVVVMVAAALASSLGRPVAGRSAASAATARAGFGRALVSALDATRTVKLADATGAVHAHLRRVDAGRVAAAVREHRVQAALDGVPMVIVQGGVVAVWAIHLLGGWDLATALMLSVTVVGFDYFGMVTGWVITEAPGTRAWQRETSRLAGGSDLIRLPPGVDLVRGTAPAPGEPAALAPLRRLELSDVSVVHEDGTIGVEDVSLSIAPGELVLLLGPIGAGKSSVLRALAGLVDHTGTITWNGDPVTDVELYLRPSQVAYVAQLPRVLSGSYADNIVLDHAGRNAAQAADAARLGPDLAAAGGLDTVVGHRGVRLSGGQVQRLALARALATRAELVLADDISSALDATTEIELWRTLRGRGTTVIGSTSKRSALAVADRVLVLDQGRVVAAGTWPELAGRYGHLAG from the coding sequence GTGACCCCGATCAGCGCCGCCCCGCCCCGCGCGGGAGGCCCGACGGCGGAGGCCCAGCCGATCGGCTGGCGCCGCCTGGCGGGCGCGCCGGCGGCGGTCGCGGTGCTGTTGTGCCTGGCCGGCGCCATCGGCGAGACGCTCGGCACAGTGGTCGCCGGCCGGCTTGCCGAAGGCGCCACGGTCGGGCTTGTCGCCGCCCTCGCCGCCTGTGTCGTGCTGGGCGCGGTGCTCGAATCCGTCGGCCGGGTGATCTGGGCCGGCGTCAGCGACCGGGCCGAGGGCCGGCTGCGCGACGATCTGGTCGCCGCCGCCTGGGCCCAGCCGGTGCACCGGCTGTCCGAACAGGCCGCCGGGGAGATCCTGGACCGCGTCGACGACGACACCCACGAGGTGGGTACGCTCGTCCGCCGCCAGGTCTGGGAGTCGCTGCGGACGATCTTCGTGACCTTGCCGATGTGGGTCGTCGCCGGACTGACCTGGTGGCCCGCCTGGATTCTCTTCCCGGTCGCGGCGGCCGCCTGCCTGCTGGTGGTCCGGCCGCTGCTCGGCACGATCGCCGAGCGCAAGGTCACCGAGGAGATCGCCTGGACCGACCATGCCGCGATCTTCGAGGAGGGGGTCGCGGCCCGCGACGACCTGCGGACCAGCCTGGGCGCGGCCTTCATCCTGCGCCGCAGCACCGAGCAGGCCGCGCGGGTGCTGCGCCTGTTCCGGCGCGTGGTCGCGGCCCAGGTGGCGCTGATCTTCCGCTCGACCGCACTGCTCAACGGGCTGCTGGGCGCCGTCGTCGTGATCGGCGCCGCGCTGGTGCTCGGCGGCCGGCTCGGGCTGGGCGAGCTGGTCACCCTGGTGCTGCTGACCACGATCTTCGTCGGCCAGATCGGTCGGCTCGCCGAACAACTGCCCGAGCTGCAGGCCGGCATCGGCGCGGTCATCCGGTTGCGCCAGTTGCTCGAGACCGAGCGCGAGCCGACCGGCGGCCTCCCGCTGCCGGACGGGCCGCTGGAGCTGCGGATCGACGGTCTCGACTTCGGCTATGCCGACGGCGGCTTTCGCCTGCGCGTCGACGACCTGACGCTGCCCGCCGGACAGACCCTGGCCCTGGTCGGCCGCTCCGGCTCGGGCAAGTCGACCCTCGCCGCGCTGCTCTCCCGCGCGGTCGAACCGCCGCCCGGAACGATCACCCTGGCCGGCACCGGCATCGACCGGCTCCGGCTGACCGACCTGCGGCGCGCCGTCGGGGTGATCACCCAGCGCACGGAGATCCTGGCCGGCACGCTGGCCGAGAACATCACCCTGTTCACCGACATCTCGCGCGAGCGGGTGGCCGCGGCGATCGACGAGCTCGGCCTCACGGCGTGGGTGGACAGCCTGCCGGGCGGCCTGGACACGCCCCTCGGCCCCGGCGGTGCCACCTTGTCGGCCGGCGAGGAGCAGCTCGTGTCCTTCGCCCGGCTACTGGTCCGCGAGGTACGCGTCGTGGTGCTGGACGAGGCAACCGCCCGGATGGATCCGCGCACCGAACGGCTGGTGATCGCCGCCTCGGCCCGGCTGTTGCACGGGCGTACCGGCATCGTCATCGCCCACCGGCTGGCCACCACCCGTCGCGCCGACCGGGTCGCGGTGCTGGCCGCCGGCACCGTGCTCCAGCAGGGCCCGCGGGCCGAGCTCGAGCGCGCACCCGGGCCGTACCGCGACCTGTTGTCCGATGCCGGCGAGTGGCTCGAGGGCGGGCCGGCCGCCGAGCCCGAGCCGGCCGCGGCAGATCCCGTCGGCGTGGGCACGCTGCGCCGCCGCACCGACGCACCCGACCGGCCCGATCCGGCCGCGATCCCGAGCCTGGTCCGCGTGGTGACGCGCGCGATCACGGCCCACCCGCAGTGGGGCATGCTCGGCGCGGTCCTGTTCGGCATCGCGGCACTGATCGGCGGCTATGGGACGGTCACGGCGTACCTGTGGGGCCAGATCGTCGCCGCCCTCTCTGCCCCGACGGTCGACCCGGCCCGGCTGTGGCCGCTGGTCGCGGGCATGATCGGCAGCCTGTTCGCGTGGGTGGTCCTGTTCCCGCTGGCCATCCGGCAGTACCTGCCCTGGTGGGGCGAGATCCTGCTCCGGGTGCGGTCGAGCGTGCTGATCGCGCAGACCGCGCAGCGTCGGCTGCCCCGCGACCCGCCGGGCGAGGTGGTCTCCCGGGCCCTCGACGCCGACCGCCTGTCGCGCTACGCCGATCGCTGGGTCGACTTCGTCAACGGCCTGGTGGTGGTCGTCGTGACCACGGTGCTCGCCCGCAATCTGGCGGCCGGCGCGGTGCTGGTCGTCGTCATGGTCGCGGCCGCGCTGGCCTCCTCGCTCGGCCGGCCCGTCGCCGGGCGCTCCGCGGCCAGCGCCGCCACCGCCCGGGCCGGATTCGGCCGCGCCCTGGTCTCCGCGCTGGACGCCACCCGGACGGTCAAGCTCGCCGATGCCACCGGCGCCGTGCACGCCCACCTGCGCCGCGTCGACGCCGGCCGGGTCGCCGCGGCCGTCCGCGAGCACCGGGTACAGGCCGCCCTGGACGGCGTACCGATGGTCATCGTGCAGGGCGGCGTGGTCGCGGTCTGGGCCATCCATCTGCTCGGCGGCTGGGACCTTGCGACCGCCCTGATGCTGTCGGTGACGGTCGTCGGGTTCGACTACTTCGGCATGGTCACCGGCTGGGTGATCACCGAGGCGCCCGGCACCCGCGCCTGGCAACGCGAGACCAGCCGCCTGGCCGGTGGCTCCGATCTGATCCGGCTGCCCCCGGGTGTCGATCTGGTACGCGGGACCGCGCCCGCCCCCGGCGAACCGGCGGCCCTGGCGCCGCTTCGCCGGCTCGAACTGTCCGACGTCTCCGTCGTGCACGAGGACGGCACCATCGGCGTCGAGGACGTCTCGCTGTCGATCGCGCCCGGCGAGTTGGTGCTGCTGCTCGGTCCGATCGGCGCGGGCAAGTCCAGCGTGTTGCGTGCCCTGGCCGGGCTGGTCGACCACACCGGCACCATCACCTGGAACGGTGACCCGGTCACCGACGTCGAGCTCTACCTGCGCCCGAGCCAGGTCGCCTATGTCGCGCAACTGCCGCGGGTGCTGTCCGGCAGCTATGCCGACAACATCGTCCTCGACCACGCCGGCCGCAATGCCGCGCAGGCGGCCGACGCCGCCCGGCTCGGTCCGGATCTCGCCGCGGCGGGCGGACTCGACACCGTCGTCGGCCACCGCGGGGTGAGACTGTCCGGCGGGCAGGTCCAGCGGCTGGCGCTCGCCCGGGCGCTCGCGACGAGGGCCGAGCTGGTGCTCGCCGACGACATCTCCAGCGCGCTCGACGCAACCACCGAGATCGAACTGTGGCGCACGTTGCGCGGGCGCGGCACCACCGTCATCGGATCGACCTCCAAGCGCTCGGCACTGGCCGTCGCCGACCGGGTCCTGGTCCTCGACCAGGGCCGCGTGGTCGCCGCGGGGACCTGGCCGGAGCTGGCGGGCCGGTACGGCCACCTGGCCGGCTGA
- the xseA gene encoding exodeoxyribonuclease VII large subunit produces MPLQTSPDSPAPLRDVVNGVRGWVERLGRVWIEAQVVELKAYRAMTFLTLRDPLADVSVTATVDNVVLNRNGPVQPASQVVAELRPYLHTRAADLRFECSDLRPSGEGRLLARLEQLRQRLQAEGLFGVDRKRALPFLPRAIGLITAAGSAAERDVVENSRRRWPSAVFVTRNVPVQGSGAAAEVIAAVQHLDRRAEVEVIIIARGGGSLEDLLPFSDEGLLRAVAAARTPVVSAIGHETDTPLLDHAADLRASTPTDAARQVLPDAREEAARLEQVRARLHRAIDTMISTERRHLDQLRSRPALADPLYGFELRHDQVAALRQRARRAIDQRLRHDATELEHQLARVRAMSPKATLERGYAIIADARGATVSSVGQATVGEELSVRLRDGELAVQVRGSEERR; encoded by the coding sequence GTGCCGTTGCAGACCTCACCGGATTCGCCCGCGCCGCTGCGCGACGTGGTGAACGGTGTTCGCGGCTGGGTGGAGCGGCTCGGGCGGGTGTGGATCGAGGCGCAGGTGGTCGAGCTGAAGGCGTACCGGGCGATGACGTTCCTGACCCTGCGCGATCCGCTGGCCGACGTCTCGGTCACCGCGACGGTCGACAACGTGGTGCTGAACCGCAACGGGCCGGTGCAGCCGGCGAGTCAGGTGGTGGCCGAGCTGCGACCCTATCTGCACACCCGCGCCGCCGATCTGCGCTTCGAGTGTTCCGATCTGCGGCCGAGCGGGGAGGGGCGGCTGTTGGCCCGGTTGGAACAGTTGCGGCAGCGCCTGCAGGCCGAGGGGCTGTTCGGCGTCGACCGCAAGCGGGCCCTGCCATTCCTGCCGCGGGCCATCGGGCTGATCACCGCGGCCGGCAGCGCGGCGGAGCGCGATGTGGTGGAGAATTCGCGCCGCCGCTGGCCGTCGGCGGTCTTCGTCACCCGCAATGTGCCGGTGCAGGGCAGCGGGGCGGCCGCGGAGGTGATCGCGGCCGTGCAGCACCTGGACCGCCGCGCCGAGGTCGAGGTGATCATCATCGCCCGCGGCGGCGGATCGCTGGAGGATCTGCTGCCGTTCTCCGACGAGGGGCTCCTCCGCGCGGTCGCGGCGGCCCGGACCCCGGTGGTTTCCGCGATCGGGCACGAGACCGACACCCCGCTGCTCGACCACGCCGCGGACCTGCGCGCCTCCACCCCGACCGATGCGGCCCGGCAGGTGCTGCCGGACGCCCGCGAGGAGGCGGCCCGGTTGGAGCAGGTCCGCGCCCGGTTACATCGCGCCATCGACACCATGATCAGCACCGAGCGCCGACACCTTGATCAACTGCGGTCCCGGCCCGCCCTGGCCGACCCTCTCTACGGGTTCGAGCTGCGCCATGATCAGGTCGCGGCGCTGCGCCAGCGGGCGCGGCGGGCGATCGATCAGCGCCTGCGCCACGACGCGACCGAGCTCGAGCACCAGTTGGCCCGGGTCCGGGCGATGTCGCCCAAGGCGACCCTGGAGCGCGGGTACGCCATCATCGCCGACGCCCGCGGGGCGACCGTCAGCTCGGTCGGGCAGGCGACGGTCGGCGAGGAGTTGTCGGTGCGGCTGCGCGACGGTGAGCTCGCGGTGCAGGTACGCGGAAGCGAGGAGCGACGATGA